A stretch of Acidimicrobiales bacterium DNA encodes these proteins:
- a CDS encoding CocE/NonD family hydrolase — MRGRWFLGVFLVAAMLAALPVVENDDAAAGAPDPWLQAPNFDVRGGLEQIFITDATAGDPVALARWVIDGGTIAGIELAGSSVIDDQGSAMFRELTPGIYLVATGGTVAWSVEVGATAGSTPDQAFYDGQSIDEGFTYIETRDGTTLSAYVVLPGPVEDGPYPTVIEYSGYNPSDPYSGIGGLDASALCGTFPTLCKAPAQPGSQLAGLFGYATVGVNVRGTGCSGGAYDFFETMQVLDGYDVIEAVAAQPWVKDNEVGMVGLSYPGISQLFVAQSNPPSLAAITPLSVYGDTGTGILSPGGMLNTGFATSWADQVLRNAEPYGTGWVRRAIDEGDTECDDNQQLRLQNVDATAKARANPYYTDEVAGPLDIRRLAPDIEAAVLMASAFQDEQTGPSFGDLLGNFDSAESIKQIIYNGLHADGFSPQILAEWAAFLDIYISKEVPANDPALSLVVPVYTAGVFGSGIPLPENRFAGVATHAEAKAIWEGEPEIRILMENGAGGDPYLPIAAWEHETTQWPPTGTEAYRLDFLAEGALVDKGADAPGTGVAIHPNPAVSQTRWWVGGDIWKNPVVEWTPQETGENARFQTAPLEQDLVMAGTASVDLWIWSDSDNAELEVLLTEIRPDGQEVRVQTGLLEWQYRREDPSSTELHPIQYGREENIVPLTPGVWSYGRIQIPAFAHAFRAGSSIRLTVNTPGGDTARWEFELDGPGAEATHVIGTGEGHQSSVAFPVVKGLVPPTPLPACDSLRGQPCRTAPPIENVVVDGDFCPLSLCPLPETLHSERPSEFVVPTDYDPTREYPLVVVLHGFGAFGAIQSFYLGITQQVDERDFILVHPDGTVNANGDRFWASGASCCGGGVDDVGYLTELIDEAKATFNVDDERVYLVGHSNGGFMSYTMACERSEIVTAIASLAGSSFLDAADCAPRTDPVSVLQIHGDADTTIEYDGNVFFPSAPDMFARHGEFLGCDLAVTGTRADLDLMNAVPDAETTVQFHEEGCAPGTSVELWTIGGGGHIPLFRPEFADLALDWLFAKTG, encoded by the coding sequence ACGCGACGGCGGGTGACCCGGTCGCGCTCGCGCGCTGGGTGATCGACGGTGGCACGATCGCCGGCATCGAGCTCGCCGGATCCTCGGTGATCGACGATCAGGGCAGCGCCATGTTCCGTGAGCTCACGCCCGGCATCTACCTCGTAGCCACGGGGGGCACGGTCGCCTGGAGTGTGGAGGTCGGCGCGACGGCCGGATCGACGCCCGATCAGGCGTTCTACGACGGTCAGTCGATCGACGAGGGCTTCACCTACATCGAGACCCGCGACGGCACGACGCTGTCGGCCTATGTCGTGCTTCCGGGGCCGGTGGAGGACGGTCCGTACCCGACCGTCATCGAGTACTCCGGCTACAACCCGTCCGACCCGTACTCCGGGATCGGTGGGCTCGACGCGTCCGCGTTGTGCGGCACCTTCCCGACCCTGTGCAAGGCCCCGGCCCAGCCGGGGTCCCAGCTCGCCGGGCTGTTCGGCTACGCCACGGTCGGTGTCAACGTGCGGGGCACCGGGTGTTCGGGCGGCGCCTACGACTTCTTCGAGACGATGCAGGTCCTCGACGGCTACGACGTGATCGAGGCGGTCGCCGCCCAGCCGTGGGTCAAGGACAACGAGGTCGGCATGGTGGGCCTGTCGTACCCGGGCATCTCGCAGTTGTTCGTCGCCCAGTCCAACCCGCCCAGCCTCGCCGCCATCACCCCGCTGAGCGTCTACGGCGACACCGGCACGGGCATCCTCTCGCCCGGCGGGATGCTCAACACCGGCTTCGCCACGTCGTGGGCCGACCAGGTGCTCCGCAACGCCGAGCCCTACGGCACCGGTTGGGTGCGGCGGGCCATCGACGAGGGCGACACGGAGTGCGACGACAACCAGCAGCTCCGCCTGCAGAACGTCGACGCCACCGCCAAAGCGCGGGCCAACCCCTACTACACCGACGAAGTCGCAGGGCCGCTGGACATCCGTCGCTTGGCCCCTGACATCGAGGCTGCGGTGCTGATGGCCTCCGCGTTCCAGGACGAGCAGACCGGGCCGAGCTTCGGCGACCTGCTGGGCAACTTCGACTCGGCCGAGTCGATCAAGCAGATCATCTACAACGGCCTGCACGCCGACGGGTTCAGCCCGCAGATCCTGGCCGAGTGGGCCGCGTTCCTCGACATCTACATCTCGAAGGAGGTGCCGGCCAACGATCCGGCGCTGAGCCTCGTGGTCCCGGTGTACACCGCGGGCGTTTTCGGGAGTGGCATCCCGTTGCCCGAGAACCGCTTCGCCGGCGTGGCGACTCATGCCGAGGCGAAGGCGATCTGGGAGGGCGAGCCGGAGATCCGGATCCTCATGGAGAACGGTGCCGGTGGTGACCCGTACCTCCCGATCGCCGCGTGGGAGCACGAGACGACGCAGTGGCCGCCGACCGGCACCGAGGCGTACCGACTCGACTTCCTCGCCGAGGGCGCGCTCGTCGACAAGGGTGCCGATGCCCCCGGCACGGGGGTCGCGATCCATCCGAACCCGGCCGTCAGCCAGACCCGTTGGTGGGTGGGTGGCGACATCTGGAAGAACCCGGTGGTCGAGTGGACACCGCAGGAGACCGGCGAGAACGCCCGGTTCCAGACCGCGCCGCTCGAGCAGGACCTCGTGATGGCGGGCACGGCCTCGGTCGATCTCTGGATCTGGTCCGACAGTGACAACGCGGAGCTCGAAGTACTGCTCACGGAGATCCGCCCCGACGGGCAGGAGGTCCGCGTGCAGACCGGGCTGCTCGAGTGGCAGTACCGCCGCGAGGATCCCAGCTCGACCGAACTCCATCCGATCCAGTACGGCCGCGAGGAGAACATCGTCCCGCTCACCCCGGGGGTGTGGTCCTACGGACGCATCCAGATCCCGGCGTTCGCCCACGCGTTCCGGGCCGGCTCGTCGATCCGGCTCACGGTCAACACGCCGGGTGGCGACACCGCCCGCTGGGAGTTCGAGCTCGACGGTCCGGGCGCGGAGGCGACCCATGTCATCGGCACGGGTGAGGGCCATCAGTCCTCCGTCGCGTTCCCGGTGGTCAAGGGTCTCGTGCCGCCGACCCCGCTGCCCGCGTGCGACTCGCTGCGGGGTCAGCCGTGCCGTACCGCGCCGCCGATCGAGAACGTGGTCGTCGACGGCGACTTCTGCCCGCTGTCGTTGTGCCCGCTCCCCGAGACGCTCCACAGCGAACGTCCCTCGGAGTTCGTCGTGCCGACCGACTACGACCCCACGCGGGAGTATCCGCTGGTGGTCGTGCTCCACGGTTTCGGGGCCTTCGGCGCGATCCAGTCCTTCTATCTCGGCATCACCCAGCAGGTGGATGAGCGCGACTTCATCCTCGTGCATCCCGACGGCACCGTGAACGCCAACGGCGACCGTTTCTGGGCCTCGGGGGCGTCCTGCTGCGGCGGTGGCGTGGACGATGTCGGCTACCTCACCGAGCTGATCGACGAGGCGAAGGCGACGTTCAACGTCGACGACGAGCGCGTCTATCTCGTGGGTCACTCGAACGGCGGGTTCATGAGCTACACGATGGCGTGTGAGCGCTCGGAGATCGTCACCGCCATCGCGTCGCTGGCCGGGTCGAGCTTCCTCGACGCCGCCGACTGTGCGCCCCGGACGGACCCGGTGAGCGTCTTGCAGATCCACGGCGACGCGGACACGACCATCGAGTACGACGGCAACGTCTTCTTCCCCAGTGCACCGGACATGTTCGCCCGCCACGGTGAGTTCCTCGGTTGCGACCTGGCTGTGACCGGCACCCGGGCGGATCTCGACCTCATGAATGCGGTGCCGGACGCGGAGACGACCGTCCAGTTCCACGAGGAGGGATGTGCGCCCGGCACATCGGTCGAACTCTGGACGATTGGGGGCGGCGGCCACATCCCGTTGTTCCGGCCCGAGTTCGCCGACCTGGCGCTCGACTGGCTCTTCGCGAAGACCGGTTGA
- a CDS encoding nicotinate phosphoribosyltransferase yields the protein MDRPTSALLTDHYELTMVASALRSGVAERRSVFEVFARRLPAGRAYGVVGGIDRLLDAVGRFRFDDDTIAHLVTAGVVDEGPMTDWLRAYRFRGDIVGYAEGELFFPYSPVLTVAGTFAECVVLETVMLSVLNHDCAVASAAARMADAAGGRLLIEGGSRRTDPESAVAAARASHVGGFDTTSNLEAGRRHGIPTGGTTAHAFVLAHPTEEAAFAAQRDALGVASTYLVDTFDVMEGIRRAVATVGPDIGGVRIDSGELLADSRAARALLDELGATDCRIVVSSDLDEFKVAELESASAPIDAYLVGTSLVTGSGHPTAQMVYKLVSIADDDDPASPLRAVGKLSPGKRTLGGRKDVHRTIDFDGRYSSEVLSVLPVELPDDSMSPQVPLVRDGEVVADLTDPREARARCFERRGHLRPEDRTPWPSTTPAIPTVWQGVEEPLSAAVTREEGTPA from the coding sequence ATGGACCGGCCCACGAGCGCGCTGCTCACCGACCACTACGAGCTGACGATGGTCGCCTCGGCGCTGCGCAGCGGCGTCGCGGAGCGGCGGTCCGTGTTCGAGGTGTTCGCTCGACGTCTGCCGGCCGGCCGCGCCTACGGCGTCGTCGGTGGCATCGATCGTCTGCTCGACGCCGTCGGCCGGTTCCGGTTCGACGACGACACGATCGCCCATCTCGTGACGGCCGGGGTCGTGGACGAGGGGCCGATGACCGACTGGCTCCGGGCCTACCGATTCCGCGGTGACATCGTCGGCTACGCCGAGGGCGAACTCTTCTTCCCCTACAGCCCGGTGCTGACGGTTGCGGGCACGTTCGCCGAGTGTGTCGTACTCGAGACAGTGATGCTGTCGGTGCTCAACCACGACTGCGCGGTCGCCTCCGCCGCCGCCCGGATGGCCGACGCGGCCGGCGGACGGTTGCTGATCGAGGGTGGCTCGCGACGCACGGACCCGGAGTCCGCCGTCGCCGCGGCGCGGGCGTCGCACGTCGGCGGGTTCGACACCACGTCGAACCTCGAGGCCGGTCGCCGTCACGGGATCCCCACCGGCGGCACCACGGCGCACGCGTTCGTCCTCGCCCATCCCACCGAAGAGGCCGCCTTCGCCGCCCAGCGTGACGCGCTCGGCGTGGCCAGCACCTACCTGGTCGACACCTTCGACGTGATGGAGGGCATCCGCCGCGCCGTCGCCACCGTCGGCCCGGACATCGGCGGCGTGCGGATCGACTCCGGCGAGCTTCTCGCGGATTCGCGGGCCGCGCGCGCCCTGCTCGACGAGCTCGGCGCCACCGACTGTCGCATCGTTGTGTCGAGTGACCTCGACGAGTTCAAGGTCGCCGAGCTCGAATCCGCATCGGCGCCGATCGACGCCTACCTGGTCGGCACGAGTCTCGTGACCGGCTCCGGTCACCCGACCGCCCAGATGGTGTACAAGCTCGTCTCGATCGCGGACGACGACGATCCGGCGTCGCCGTTGCGCGCGGTCGGCAAGCTGTCACCGGGCAAGCGCACGCTGGGCGGACGCAAGGACGTGCACCGCACGATCGACTTCGACGGGCGCTACAGCAGCGAGGTGCTGTCGGTGCTCCCCGTCGAGTTGCCCGACGACTCGATGTCGCCCCAGGTGCCGCTCGTGCGCGACGGCGAAGTGGTCGCGGACCTGACCGACCCGCGCGAGGCGCGGGCCCGGTGCTTCGAGCGACGCGGTCACCTGCGCCCCGAGGACCGCACGCCCTGGCCCTCTACGACGCCGGCGATCCCGACGGTGTGGCAGGGGGTCGAGGAGCCGTTGTCCGCCGCTGTGACCCGAGAGGAAGGTACGCCCGCATGA
- a CDS encoding isochorismatase family protein → MSRALIVVDVQNDFCEGGSLAVEGGGDVARSITEFVGTDRGRGRYDAVVATKDWHVDPGAHFAAEDVGPNFVDTWPVHCVAETDGAAFHPDLAIAVDEVFLKGRRTASYTGFDGGASGDESVSLGDWLRARDIDAVDVVGLATDHCVRATALDAVEAGFETAVLLDHCAGVAPETTEAALEEMTAAGITLQ, encoded by the coding sequence ATGAGTCGAGCGCTGATCGTCGTGGACGTGCAGAACGATTTCTGCGAGGGCGGCTCCCTGGCCGTCGAGGGCGGGGGCGACGTCGCCCGGTCCATCACGGAGTTCGTCGGCACCGACCGCGGCCGCGGCCGCTACGACGCCGTGGTCGCCACGAAGGACTGGCACGTCGATCCGGGCGCCCACTTCGCCGCCGAGGACGTCGGCCCGAACTTCGTCGACACCTGGCCGGTCCACTGTGTCGCGGAGACGGACGGCGCGGCCTTCCATCCCGATCTGGCGATCGCGGTCGACGAAGTGTTCCTGAAGGGACGGCGCACGGCGAGCTACACGGGCTTCGACGGTGGCGCGTCCGGCGACGAGTCGGTGTCACTCGGTGACTGGCTGCGGGCCCGCGACATCGATGCGGTCGACGTGGTCGGGCTCGCCACCGACCACTGCGTGCGGGCGACGGCGCTCGATGCCGTCGAGGCCGGATTCGAGACGGCGGTGCTGCTCGACCACTGTGCCGGCGTGGCCCCGGAGACCACGGAGGCCGCGCTCGAGGAGATGACGGCGGCCGGAATCACTCTGCAGTGA
- a CDS encoding MarR family transcriptional regulator yields the protein MQLDTTPDQALVLAIADSWDRLLARLEGGLSHIAGISFAEYRLLRAIALTPGGRASRVDLADVTALSPSGVTRALRPLEKLGFVETQRGERDARLALASLTPAGEELVRNACGVVDDIAAALVEQAPHGPAERDRLVTLLRELLSG from the coding sequence ATGCAACTCGACACGACCCCCGATCAAGCTCTCGTGCTCGCCATCGCGGACAGCTGGGATCGCCTCCTCGCCCGCCTCGAGGGGGGCCTGAGCCACATCGCCGGAATCAGCTTCGCGGAGTACCGACTGCTGCGGGCGATCGCCCTCACTCCTGGCGGTCGGGCCAGCCGCGTGGATCTCGCCGATGTCACCGCGCTGTCGCCGTCCGGCGTCACGCGGGCATTGCGACCACTCGAGAAGCTCGGCTTCGTGGAGACCCAGCGGGGCGAGCGCGACGCGCGGCTCGCGCTCGCGTCGTTGACGCCGGCGGGGGAGGAGTTGGTGCGCAACGCCTGCGGCGTGGTCGACGACATCGCTGCCGCGTTGGTGGAGCAGGCGCCCCACGGACCGGCCGAACGAGATCGACTGGTCACGCTGCTGCGCGAGCTGCTCAGCGGATGA
- a CDS encoding TetR family transcriptional regulator, whose translation MAVDGSARKRGSYKSSEQVRRRLLEAAIIEFADHGFEGASTRAIAKRAGAHQPQINYHFESKDALWRAAMDMLLEEVDAFITRPDDATDIRSAMETLIRGLVHFAAARPEMHRIMIKEASSPGERLTWLVDTHVRPRYDAFRAGWDALVESGHAGPVPPELAYHLIVGAASLLHANAPEAEALIGVQASDPATVEAHADAMVGLFIR comes from the coding sequence ATGGCCGTCGACGGATCCGCCCGGAAGCGGGGCTCCTACAAATCCTCGGAGCAGGTCCGCCGGCGCCTCCTCGAAGCCGCGATCATCGAGTTCGCGGATCACGGGTTCGAAGGGGCGAGCACCCGGGCGATCGCCAAACGCGCCGGCGCGCACCAGCCCCAGATCAACTATCACTTCGAGTCCAAGGACGCCCTGTGGCGAGCCGCCATGGACATGCTCCTGGAGGAGGTCGACGCGTTCATCACCCGTCCGGACGACGCCACCGACATCCGGTCCGCGATGGAGACCCTGATCCGGGGCTTGGTGCACTTCGCGGCCGCCCGCCCGGAGATGCACCGCATCATGATCAAGGAGGCGTCCAGCCCCGGCGAGCGGCTCACCTGGTTGGTCGACACCCACGTGCGGCCCCGCTACGACGCGTTCCGCGCCGGCTGGGACGCGCTCGTCGAGTCCGGTCACGCAGGCCCGGTCCCCCCGGAGCTCGCCTATCACCTGATCGTCGGCGCGGCCTCGTTGCTCCACGCCAACGCGCCGGAGGCGGAAGCGCTGATCGGGGTGCAGGCGAGCGACCCGGCGACCGTCGAGGCGCACGCCGACGCGATGGTGGGTCTGTTCATCCGCTGA
- a CDS encoding SRPBCC family protein, protein MTPDIEVSRDIAASPADVFAALTDITRMGEWSIETIAAEWNEGFDAPAVGATFTGHNKAGDAEWSTNATIVELVENERFFFDCDLNGFHFSSWGYVIEPTDAGCRVTEQSQNLIPEELRAGSAGISGIEDRDARNRETMTATLERLAAALEG, encoded by the coding sequence ATGACTCCCGACATCGAAGTGTCCCGCGACATCGCCGCGTCTCCGGCCGACGTGTTCGCCGCCCTGACCGACATCACCCGTATGGGCGAATGGTCCATCGAGACGATCGCCGCCGAGTGGAACGAAGGATTCGACGCGCCCGCCGTCGGCGCGACGTTCACCGGTCACAACAAGGCGGGCGACGCCGAGTGGAGCACCAACGCGACGATCGTCGAGTTGGTCGAGAACGAGCGATTCTTCTTCGACTGTGACCTCAACGGCTTCCACTTCTCGAGTTGGGGCTATGTGATCGAGCCGACCGACGCCGGGTGCCGCGTCACCGAGCAGAGCCAGAACCTCATCCCCGAAGAGCTGCGAGCGGGGAGCGCGGGGATCTCGGGCATCGAGGACCGTGATGCCCGCAACCGCGAGACCATGACGGCAACGTTGGAGCGGCTCGCCGCCGCCCTGGAGGGTTGA
- a CDS encoding enoyl-CoA hydratase-related protein produces the protein MSDLEFITVDRDGSVITITLANAAKRNVLALPTMREITAALEAAGASDALAVVIAAEGPVFSAGHNFGDMLGSSEDEARELFDVCTNMMTLVQRLPQVVVAKVHALATAAGCQLVASCDLAVAAESASFQAPGGKGGLFCHTPMVAIARAVGRKKGLEMALTGDPIDARTACDWGLVNRVVPDDELDAATADLVARATRGSAASKAAGKEAYYAQVDMDQGEAYDFASGVMAAGAVSPDGQEGIASFVEKRRPDFAPPVGNPGPD, from the coding sequence ATGTCGGATCTCGAGTTCATCACCGTCGATCGCGACGGATCGGTCATCACCATCACGCTCGCCAACGCGGCGAAGCGCAACGTTCTGGCGCTCCCGACGATGCGGGAGATCACCGCCGCACTCGAGGCAGCCGGTGCGTCCGACGCGCTCGCGGTCGTGATCGCCGCGGAGGGCCCCGTCTTCTCCGCCGGTCACAACTTCGGCGACATGCTCGGCTCGTCGGAAGACGAGGCCCGGGAGCTGTTCGACGTCTGCACGAACATGATGACGCTCGTCCAGCGCCTCCCCCAGGTCGTCGTGGCGAAGGTCCACGCGCTCGCCACCGCGGCCGGCTGCCAACTCGTGGCGAGCTGTGATCTGGCGGTGGCGGCCGAGTCTGCGAGCTTCCAGGCTCCCGGCGGCAAGGGGGGCCTGTTCTGCCACACGCCGATGGTCGCGATCGCGCGCGCCGTGGGCCGCAAGAAGGGGCTCGAGATGGCGTTGACGGGCGACCCCATCGATGCCCGGACGGCGTGCGACTGGGGGCTCGTCAACCGGGTCGTGCCCGACGACGAGCTCGACGCGGCGACCGCCGACCTCGTGGCCCGCGCCACCCGGGGCAGCGCGGCATCCAAGGCGGCGGGCAAGGAGGCGTACTACGCCCAGGTCGACATGGACCAGGGGGAGGCGTACGACTTCGCGTCTGGCGTGATGGCCGCCGGCGCCGTCAGCCCGGACGGCCAGGAGGGCATCGCCAGCTTCGTCGAGAAGCGTCGTCCCGACTTCGCCCCACCGGTGGGGAACCCCGGACCGGACTGA
- a CDS encoding SRPBCC family protein, with amino-acid sequence MAKYADLPTVEVSIEVHASPAELWPIISDPNTPAAFSSELVGAVWMDPFTGPEPGAMFEGTNRHPAIGEWKVENHVAVCEPEREFGWDPGGPDAPWTRWRLRTEPNGDSTRLTFWAQMGLGPSGLTPAIEAMPDREEDIVANRLGEWEANMTATIEGIKALVEGS; translated from the coding sequence ATGGCCAAATACGCCGACCTGCCGACCGTCGAAGTCTCGATCGAGGTGCACGCCTCGCCGGCCGAGCTCTGGCCGATCATCAGCGACCCGAACACGCCGGCGGCGTTCTCGTCGGAGTTGGTCGGCGCGGTCTGGATGGATCCGTTCACCGGTCCCGAACCGGGCGCCATGTTCGAGGGCACGAACCGCCACCCCGCCATCGGCGAATGGAAGGTCGAGAACCATGTCGCCGTGTGCGAACCGGAGCGCGAGTTCGGGTGGGACCCGGGCGGGCCCGACGCGCCGTGGACCCGGTGGCGGCTGCGCACCGAGCCGAACGGTGATTCCACGAGATTGACGTTCTGGGCACAGATGGGCCTCGGCCCGTCCGGGCTGACCCCGGCGATCGAGGCGATGCCGGACCGTGAAGAGGACATCGTCGCCAACCGCCTCGGCGAATGGGAGGCGAACATGACCGCCACCATCGAGGGCATCAAGGCCCTCGTGGAAGGCAGCTGA
- the hisG gene encoding ATP phosphoribosyltransferase, whose product MTARVAVPSKGRLRDRVFDLLRHAGYNLRQLGTENAALLVEDIEFIEMRPRDAAAWLRAGRLDAAFISTDTALENEIEDWPAIDLGFSRSDLVLACRTDAPYASAADLAGKTVATHLPNWTRRWFDDQGIEIDVVAMGGSLEGICARGLADAIVDLRETGNSLRRNSLHVIAEGPACQAVFVHPPGTTPAEVEGLLLRMDAARTATTRQYLMMHIPPDRVGELERVFPGLAAPTLLPLAGRDDLVAVHLVVKRERLWANLADLRELGATGIVALPTDAILE is encoded by the coding sequence GTGACCGCCCGCGTCGCCGTGCCGTCGAAGGGTCGCCTCCGCGACCGCGTCTTCGATCTTCTGCGCCACGCGGGATACAACCTGCGCCAGCTCGGCACCGAGAACGCCGCCCTGCTGGTGGAGGACATCGAGTTCATCGAAATGCGGCCCCGCGACGCCGCCGCCTGGCTGCGGGCCGGCAGGCTCGACGCCGCGTTCATCTCCACCGACACCGCGTTGGAGAACGAGATCGAGGACTGGCCCGCGATCGACCTCGGCTTCTCCCGCTCGGACCTCGTCCTCGCCTGTCGCACCGATGCGCCGTACGCCAGTGCGGCCGATCTCGCCGGCAAGACCGTCGCCACCCACCTGCCGAACTGGACCCGGCGCTGGTTCGACGACCAGGGCATCGAGATCGACGTGGTCGCGATGGGTGGTTCGCTCGAGGGAATCTGTGCCCGTGGCCTCGCCGACGCCATCGTCGACCTCCGCGAGACGGGCAACAGTCTGCGGCGCAACTCGCTGCACGTGATCGCGGAGGGACCGGCCTGTCAGGCCGTGTTCGTGCATCCGCCGGGCACGACGCCCGCCGAGGTCGAGGGTCTGCTGTTGCGCATGGACGCGGCCCGCACCGCCACAACGCGCCAGTATCTGATGATGCACATCCCGCCGGATCGGGTCGGCGAGCTCGAACGGGTCTTCCCGGGCCTCGCCGCGCCGACGTTGCTGCCGCTCGCCGGGCGCGACGACCTCGTCGCCGTTCACCTCGTCGTGAAGCGCGAACGGCTCTGGGCGAACCTCGCCGACCTGCGAGAGCTCGGGGCCACCGGCATCGTGGCCCTTCCCACGGACGCGATCCTGGAGTAA
- the hisE gene encoding phosphoribosyl-ATP diphosphatase: protein MILEELEAVLRDRRTADPTESYTASLLADPELIQRKIMEEAFEVCLELGRRDLDPTLTAQEAADLVYHLLVGLVGADVALADVLAVLESRRS from the coding sequence GTGATTCTCGAAGAACTCGAAGCCGTGTTGCGCGACCGGCGCACCGCCGATCCCACCGAGTCCTACACCGCCTCACTCCTCGCCGATCCCGAGCTGATCCAGCGCAAGATCATGGAGGAGGCGTTCGAGGTGTGTCTCGAACTCGGTCGCCGCGACCTCGACCCCACCCTCACGGCCCAGGAAGCTGCGGACCTCGTCTACCACCTGCTCGTGGGTCTGGTCGGGGCCGACGTGGCGCTGGCCGACGTGCTGGCCGTGCTGGAAAGCCGCCGGTCGTGA
- a CDS encoding SMP-30/gluconolactonase/LRE family protein — MTEIRTIADGLQFPEGPIAMADGSVVLVEIQRGTLSRVTPDGEVTVIADLGGGPNGAAIGPDGACYITNNGGCFTFDDSMGINIPGHVPDTWTGGSIQRVDLTTGSFETLYAESSGRPLRAPNDLVFDEHGGFWFTDHGVRLERTSDRTGLHYAKADGSSCVEVVHPLDAPNGIGLSPDGTVLYAAETHTGRLYAWAIKGPGEVNATNPINAGGGELLHGAAGAVLFDSLAVDGDGWVCVGTLGEGGITAISPDGSVVEHTPLPDLLVTNICFAGTDGPAYCTLSGTGQLVAIDWPRPGLELAYSA, encoded by the coding sequence ATGACCGAGATACGCACGATCGCCGACGGCCTCCAGTTCCCCGAGGGGCCCATCGCCATGGCCGACGGAAGTGTCGTGCTCGTCGAGATCCAGCGGGGCACGCTCAGCCGGGTGACACCGGACGGTGAGGTGACGGTGATCGCGGATCTCGGGGGCGGCCCGAACGGTGCCGCGATCGGCCCGGACGGCGCGTGCTACATCACGAACAACGGTGGTTGCTTCACGTTCGACGACTCGATGGGGATCAACATCCCGGGACACGTGCCCGACACCTGGACGGGCGGTTCGATCCAGCGGGTCGACCTGACGACGGGTTCCTTCGAGACGCTCTACGCCGAGAGCTCCGGTCGTCCGCTGCGGGCGCCCAACGATCTCGTGTTCGACGAGCACGGCGGGTTCTGGTTCACGGACCATGGCGTGCGGTTGGAGCGCACGAGTGACCGGACCGGCCTCCACTACGCCAAGGCGGACGGCTCGTCGTGCGTCGAGGTGGTCCACCCGTTGGACGCGCCCAACGGGATCGGACTGTCACCCGACGGCACCGTGCTCTACGCCGCGGAGACCCACACCGGGCGCCTGTACGCGTGGGCGATCAAGGGACCGGGCGAGGTCAACGCCACCAATCCGATCAACGCCGGAGGCGGCGAGCTGCTCCACGGCGCGGCCGGGGCCGTGCTGTTCGACTCGCTCGCCGTGGACGGCGACGGGTGGGTGTGTGTCGGCACGCTCGGCGAGGGCGGGATCACCGCGATCTCGCCCGACGGCAGCGTGGTCGAGCACACACCGCTGCCCGACCTGCTGGTCACCAACATCTGTTTCGCCGGCACGGACGGGCCCGCCTACTGCACCTTGTCGGGCACCGGACAGCTGGTCGCCATCGACTGGCCCCGGCCCGGACTCGAGCTCGCCTACTCGGCCTGA
- a CDS encoding LysE family translocator — protein MPDGSALLLFSGAALALLLVPGPAVLYIVARSASQGVRAGLVSVAGIHVGTLVHIAAAVLGLSAVIVASATAFTAVKVAGAAYLVYLGLTALRGGGSSLGSSPDAPTRSHRTIFRDGVVLNILNPKTAVFFLAFVPQFVDVDAGNPTAQVVVLGALFVLIGLVTDGLYALAAGGIGRRLRRSSTAARRSERTAGVIYLGLGVTTALAGRSS, from the coding sequence ATGCCCGACGGATCCGCCCTTCTCCTCTTCTCCGGCGCGGCACTCGCTCTGCTGCTCGTGCCCGGGCCGGCCGTGCTGTACATCGTCGCCCGGTCGGCGAGCCAGGGAGTGCGGGCCGGGCTCGTCTCGGTCGCGGGCATCCATGTCGGGACGCTCGTCCACATCGCGGCCGCGGTCCTCGGACTCAGCGCGGTGATCGTCGCATCGGCGACCGCGTTCACCGCCGTGAAGGTGGCCGGCGCCGCCTATCTCGTCTATCTGGGCCTCACTGCGCTGCGGGGTGGAGGCTCGTCACTCGGATCGTCCCCCGATGCCCCGACGCGGTCGCATCGCACGATCTTCCGCGACGGCGTCGTGCTCAACATCCTGAACCCGAAGACCGCAGTGTTCTTCCTGGCGTTCGTCCCGCAGTTCGTCGACGTCGACGCGGGCAACCCCACGGCCCAGGTCGTCGTGCTCGGCGCACTCTTCGTTCTCATCGGGCTCGTGACCGACGGGCTCTACGCACTCGCGGCAGGGGGGATCGGCCGGCGACTGCGGCGCTCGTCGACCGCGGCTCGCCGCAGCGAGCGGACCGCCGGGGTGATCTACCTCGGACTCGGCGTCACGACGGCGCTCGCGGGCCGGTCGTCCTAG